Within the Mycobacterium gordonae genome, the region GCCACCGCCAGATTCAATCCGCCGATCGTCACCTTGGCCGGCTGCCCCGGCGCCACCGCCGGGTAGCGGGCGAAACCGAACACCTTCTGGCTGGCCGCGTAGGCGATACCGAACTGTTCGTCGGTGGGCGCAAACGTGCCGACGCCATTGATGCTGCCGGCCAATGCGGGCTCACGGTCCAGCGGTAGGAAAGCCACACCACCTTTGGCCGCGTTCTCCAGCATGGAGGCGAACACATAGGGCCAGTTGACTTCCAGCGCCGCCTTGCCCTGTTCGACCGCCAGGCGTGCTGCGCCCTCGTCACTGCGGGTGATCGACGGGTCCGCACCCGGCGCAGTTGCCACCGACTGCAAGATCCGCAGCGCAGCCACGGTGGCAGCGCGATGTTCGGGGGTATCGGTCAGGGTGACGCGCTTGCCGTCCTCGGAGAGCACCTGCCCGCCGGCACTGACCAGCAGCGTGTTGAACCACACCACCAGACCTTCGGCCTCGTTGGCCTGCACGGCGATCCAGCCGGGATCGCCGGCGGCGTGCAGGCGGCCCGCCTCGGTCACCATGGCCGCCCAATCACGAGGCGGCTGACCTACCAAATCTGTTCGATACCAGAGCAATTGAGTGTTCGTGGTAACCGGGGCGCCGTAGAGACGACCCTTCCAATTTGCGGACTTCAGCGGACCTGGCAGCGTGTCGCCGGTGGCGTCGGACTCGGTCAGGCCGGACGGGTCGTCGGACAGCGGCAACGCCCACCCCGCTTCCGCGAACTCCGCGGTCCACACCACGTCGAGCGCCATCACGTCCAGGGTGTCGTCACGCCCGGTCAGCCGCCGGGATAGTTGTAGCCGTTGCTGGTCGGGCGATCTGGCCAGGCTCACATGCTGGATGCGGTACCGCCCACCGGCTTGTTGCGTGCAGCGCTGAGCGACGGCGGTGAACGTCGCGCCGTCGGTGGCCGGCGTGTAGAAGCTGATCACCAAGCCGTGAGCGCCCGATCCGCAGCCCGAGAGAACCGACGCGGTGGTCAACGCCGCCAGTGCGACCGCCCCCCACCGCCGCACGCGACGGTTCACCAGTCAGATCGCCAAACGCGCCAGCAGATCCCGCGCTTTCTCGGCGTTCTGGGGGTCGCACAGCACGTCGTAGCGGCCGGCAACCAGTTGCATCGTCGAGCTGAAGTCTCTCGTTCCGCGCGCCATGGCGTACGGGACCGCCGAGGTGATGAGCCCGAAGAACACGCCGGCGACCAGGCCGGTGATCAGCGCGCCCCACGGATTCGGGCTGAAGAAGCCGAGCACCAGACCGATGAACAGACCGAGCCAGGCGCCGCTGAGCACGCCACCCCCGAGTACCTTGCCCCAACTCAACCTGCCGGTGACACGCTCCACCTGCATCAGGTCGACGCCGACGATGGTCACCTGCTGGACGGGAAACTCCTGATCGGACAGGTAGTCGACGGCGCGCTGCGCCTCGGCATAAGTGGGATACGAGCCGACCGGCCATCCTTTGGGCGGCGTCGGCAGTCCGGGCACGTTGCGTCTACCCGCGGCCCCACCGGCGGGTGGTTGTCCGGGTTGGAATGGGCTAGTCATTGGTACCTCATTCTCCTCCTGCCCGCCTTTACCCAAGCCATCGTTCCATCTCGGCAATCAGGGCGCACCCTCCGCACCCTGCGGCACCGACATTTCGCCTGGCCGGGACCCTGTCCGGGTGCCCTCTGTCACCGCGATACCCGATGGCGGCACATACGCTACGTTCTTCACCATGACAGCTCCCGGCGAGGGCTCCGGCGAGGGCAACGACAGCGCGCCGCAACCCACTTCCGACCAGACGCAAGCCGCTGAGCAGCCATTACCCGATGCTCCGTGGGCTTCGCCGACATCGTCCCCGGTCGTGGAATACCCACCTCCGCTGGACTACCCGCCACCCGTGGACTACCCGCCCACCCAGACGGCGTGGCTGCCCGGCTACCCACCGAACCTGGCGGCCGGCGTCGCACCACCGAATCCACCGTCGGCCTACCCGCCTCCCGGATTCCAGTCGTACGGCGCGCCGCCCCACAGCTTCGCCCGCCCGACGCCCTATCCGTCGCCGCCCGCTACCGGCCCGTATGACTCCTATTCAGGCGGCTACTACCCAGGGCCGAACCACGTCGTCGGTTACGGCGGGATGCAACCCGGTACCAACACCATGGCGATCATCTCCCTGGTCGCCGGTGCCGCCGGAATCTTTTGCTTTATCGGCTCGGTTGTGGGCCTGGTGTGCGGCATAGTCGGGATCAACCAAATCAAGCAGACCCGCGAAGACGGCTTCGGTCTGGCAGTCGCCGGCATCGTGATCAGCGCAGCGACCGTACTGGTGTACTTCATCGCGGTGATGTTCGGAATCGTCGCACACTGATCATGTCCAAGCGATCGCCATCGCGCCCCGGGGTGTGCGGTGCAGGCCAACGCCTGCCGCACTGGCGACAACGGACACCCTCCGGGCGGCACGAGCCAGACTCAGCGGGTGCCGATCTCGGTAACCAGCCAGCGGTGCAGCCCCGCGAGCCTGCGCAGCCGCGCCGCGCAGTAATCGGTCAAAGCGCCCGTCGAGACGTCCGCGGGCAGAGGTTCGGCCCATCGGATCTGAAACGTCGCTCTGTGCCGCAACAGATCGGCAGCCGGGTGGTCGGCCGGGAATGGCGAGGGAACGCGCTTGAGGTCGGCGCCAGCGATCTCGACATCGGGCGAGGCGCGTTTGATGTCATTGATCAGCAGCGTTAGCTGCTGGCCAGCGGGTCGCTCGCCGACCACCGTGCGCCAGGTGCCTGTCGAGGCAAACAACACACCGGCGGCGAAACCGATTTGACTCGGGTCGAGCCGCAACAAGAGCGTAGGCGCGGTCTTCTTGGGCGTCCCCTCCCACCAACGGAACAACAGATGATCCTTATAGCGTGGGCCATGCGGGTCGAAACGCAGGTCGCGGTGGATGGGAGCGATCGAGCCGTTGACCTTCGGGTCGGCAATGAGACCAGGCGAGATCTGCTCGATCAGGCAGACGCCCAGGTCGTCGACGAGCTGGCGGGAGGGGTCCAACACATACGCCTGCCAGTCAGGCCGCACGGCGGCGAAGGCGGCGGCATCAAGGGTAGGCAGTCGAGCGAGCAACGAGAGCCCCGCGGGTGGGAAGCCGGCGAAACTCATGCGTGCCCACTCACGAACAGGCGGGCCTCCTGCATCAGCGCGGTCCATCGGGCCTCATTGCGATCGTCGATGAGGACCCACTCGCGGAAGGTGCGTCCAGCGGGCGCGAAAGGTTTGCCCACACCGGCGTCGATGAGTTCAGCGACCCGCTGTCGCGGCAGTTTCACGATGAGATCGCCGGTGCGATGGTCGCAGGAGGCGAAGAACTCTCCATCAACCCGCAAACAGGGAAAGCCCATCATGGTGCCCGGAGCTACGCCGGGCTCGCCCAGCGCGGTGGCTGCGACGTCGTCGAAAAAGGCAGATTGCCGCTCAGTCATGTGCGTCTCCCGGGCTTGATGCGGCGGGTGCGACGGCGCACCGGCCGATTGCACCTGCGCCACCCGCATCATAGGGCGCCGGGGACCAGTCAGCGTCGCAAGGGGCGTCGTGATTCGCAGTTCTGTTGGCCCGGGCTCGCTCCACTTCCGCTTGGCCGTGCGGCGAGCTGTCGGCATGAAGCGGTGCGGAAAACGCGTCTCCGGCATGGCCCGCACACGCAGATGCGTCCACGGGTCCGCGCGCAACGCCCGCCGTTGCTGCATGCTGATCCACCCGGGCCGAGCGCCGCTGCCTACGCTCTGTCCTATGGCGTCGGTCAACAGGGTGTATGTGGCGCGGCTGCCGCGGATGATGGTGCTCGGCCCACTCGGCGAGTCGTTCGGGCGCGTCCGCGACGTCGTGATCAGCATCAGCATCGTCCGTCAGCAACCGCGCGTGCTCGGCCTCGTCGTCGATCTCGCGACGCGGCGCAGCATCTTCATCCCCATCCTGCGGGTCGCCGCGATCGAACCCGACGCGGTGACCCTGCGCAGCGGCAACGTGTCGCTGCGCCACTTCGAGCAACGCCCCGGCGAGGTGCTGGCGATGGGCCAGGTGCTCGACACCCAGGTCAGGATCAGCGACCCCGATCTGCCCACCCTGGCTGGTGTCGACGTCGTGGTCGCCGACCTGGGCATCGAGCAGACGCGCACCCGCGACTGGGTGGTGACCAAGGTGGCGGTGCGCACACAGCGCCGGCTCGGACGTCGTGGCCCGGTGCACATCGTGGACTGGCAGAACGTCCAGGGGCTCACTCCGTCGGCCCTGGCCATGCCGGGCCAGGGCGTCGCACAACTGCTCGACCAGTTCGAGGGACGACGGGCCGTCGACGTCGCCGACGCCATCCGCGGGCTACCCACCAAACGCCGCTACGAGGTGTTCAAGGCGCTCGACGACAACCGGCTTGCCGACATCCTGCAGGAGCTGCCCGAACTGGATCAGGCCGAAGTGTTGACCCAACTGGGTACCGAACGCGCAGCCGACATCCTCGAGGAGATGGATCCCGACGACGCCGCCGACGTGCTGGGTGTCCTGAACCCGACCGATGCCGAAATGTTGTTGACCCGCATGGATCCCGACGACTCCGACCCGGTGCGCCGACTGCTCACGCACTCCCCCGACACGGCCGGCGGTCTGATGACCTCCGATCCGGTGGTCCTCACGCCCGACACCTCGGTGGCCGAGGCCCTGGCCCGACTGCGCGATCCCGACCTGACCCCGGCATTGGCATCGATGGTGTTCGTGGCGCGCCCACCGACGGCCACGCCGACCGGCCACTACCTGGGCTGCGTCCACCTACAGCGACTGCTGCGCGATCCACCGTCCGAGCTGGTCGGCGGCATCGTCGACACCGACCTGCTCACGCTTTCACCGGAGACCCAGTTGGGCGCGGTCACCAGATATTTCGCTGCCTACAATCTGGT harbors:
- a CDS encoding DUF4190 domain-containing protein, whose amino-acid sequence is MTAPGEGSGEGNDSAPQPTSDQTQAAEQPLPDAPWASPTSSPVVEYPPPLDYPPPVDYPPTQTAWLPGYPPNLAAGVAPPNPPSAYPPPGFQSYGAPPHSFARPTPYPSPPATGPYDSYSGGYYPGPNHVVGYGGMQPGTNTMAIISLVAGAAGIFCFIGSVVGLVCGIVGINQIKQTREDGFGLAVAGIVISAATVLVYFIAVMFGIVAH
- a CDS encoding magnesium transporter MgtE N-terminal domain-containing protein, which gives rise to MASVNRVYVARLPRMMVLGPLGESFGRVRDVVISISIVRQQPRVLGLVVDLATRRSIFIPILRVAAIEPDAVTLRSGNVSLRHFEQRPGEVLAMGQVLDTQVRISDPDLPTLAGVDVVVADLGIEQTRTRDWVVTKVAVRTQRRLGRRGPVHIVDWQNVQGLTPSALAMPGQGVAQLLDQFEGRRAVDVADAIRGLPTKRRYEVFKALDDNRLADILQELPELDQAEVLTQLGTERAADILEEMDPDDAADVLGVLNPTDAEMLLTRMDPDDSDPVRRLLTHSPDTAGGLMTSDPVVLTPDTSVAEALARLRDPDLTPALASMVFVARPPTATPTGHYLGCVHLQRLLRDPPSELVGGIVDTDLLTLSPETQLGAVTRYFAAYNLVCGPVVDDQNHLLGAVTVDDLLDHLLPHDWRVDVQQLDPAGRPPRTGDAL
- a CDS encoding extracellular solute-binding protein, translated to MVNRRVRRWGAVALAALTTASVLSGCGSGAHGLVISFYTPATDGATFTAVAQRCTQQAGGRYRIQHVSLARSPDQQRLQLSRRLTGRDDTLDVMALDVVWTAEFAEAGWALPLSDDPSGLTESDATGDTLPGPLKSANWKGRLYGAPVTTNTQLLWYRTDLVGQPPRDWAAMVTEAGRLHAAGDPGWIAVQANEAEGLVVWFNTLLVSAGGQVLSEDGKRVTLTDTPEHRAATVAALRILQSVATAPGADPSITRSDEGAARLAVEQGKAALEVNWPYVFASMLENAAKGGVAFLPLDREPALAGSINGVGTFAPTDEQFGIAYAASQKVFGFARYPAVAPGQPAKVTIGGLNLAVASTSRHRGEAFEAVRCIRDLQNQKYVAIEGGLPPVRTSLYSDPQFQAKYPMYGIIRQQLTDAAVRPATPAYQAVSIRMASALSPISAIDPERTADELAAQIQKAIDGKGLLP
- a CDS encoding general stress protein yields the protein MTSPFQPGQPPAGGAAGRRNVPGLPTPPKGWPVGSYPTYAEAQRAVDYLSDQEFPVQQVTIVGVDLMQVERVTGRLSWGKVLGGGVLSGAWLGLFIGLVLGFFSPNPWGALITGLVAGVFFGLITSAVPYAMARGTRDFSSTMQLVAGRYDVLCDPQNAEKARDLLARLAI
- a CDS encoding DUF2461 family protein → MDRADAGGPPVREWARMSFAGFPPAGLSLLARLPTLDAAAFAAVRPDWQAYVLDPSRQLVDDLGVCLIEQISPGLIADPKVNGSIAPIHRDLRFDPHGPRYKDHLLFRWWEGTPKKTAPTLLLRLDPSQIGFAAGVLFASTGTWRTVVGERPAGQQLTLLINDIKRASPDVEIAGADLKRVPSPFPADHPAADLLRHRATFQIRWAEPLPADVSTGALTDYCAARLRRLAGLHRWLVTEIGTR